In Mustela nigripes isolate SB6536 chromosome 2, MUSNIG.SB6536, whole genome shotgun sequence, a single window of DNA contains:
- the ADGRL1 gene encoding adhesion G protein-coupled receptor L1 isoform X1, whose protein sequence is MARLAAVLWSLCITGVLVTSATQGLSRAGLPFGLMRRELACEGYPIELRCPGSDVIMVENANYGRTDDKICDADPFQMENVQCYLPDAFKIMSQRCNNRTQCVVVAGSDAFPDPCPGTYKYLEVQYDCVPYIEVEQKVFVCPGTLQKVLEPTSTHESEHQSGAWCKDPLQAGDRIYVMPWIPYRTDTLTEYASWEDYVASRHTTTYRLPNRVDGTGFVVYDGAVFYNKERTRNIVKYDLRTRIKSGETVINTANYHDTSPYRWGGKTDIDLAVDENGLWVIYATEGNNGRLVVSQLNPYTLRFEGTWETGYDKRSASNAFMVCGVLYVLRSVYVDDDSEAAGNRVDYAFNTNANREEPVSLAFPNPYQFVSSVDYNPRDNQLYVWNNYFVVRYSLEFGPPDPSAGPATSPPLSTTTTARPTPLTSTASPAATTPLRRVPLTTHPVGAINQLGPDLPPATALAPSTRRPPAPNLHVSPELFCEPREVRRVQWPATQQGMLVERPCPKGTRGIASFQCLPALGLWNPRGPDLSNCTSPWVNQVAQKIKSGENAANIASELARHTRGSIYAGDVSSSVKLMEQLLDILDAQLQALRPIERESAGKNYNKMHKRERTCKDYIKAVVETVDNLLRPEALESWKDMNATEQVHTATMLLDVLEEGAFLLADNVREPARFLAAKQNVVLEVTVLNTEGQVQELVFPQEYPSENSIQLSANTIKQNSRNGVVKVVFILYNNLGLFLSTENATVKLAGEAGTGGPGGASLVVNSQVIAASINKESSRVFLMDPVIFTVAHLEAKNHFNANCSFWNYSERSMLGYWSTQGCRLVESNKTHTTCACSHLTNFAVLMAHREIYQGRINELLLSVITWVGIVISLVCLAICISTFCFLRGLQTDRNTIHKNLCINLFLAELLFLVGIDKTQYEIACPIFAGLLHYFFLAAFSWLCLEGVHLYLLLVEVFESEYSRTKYYYLGGYCFPALVVGIAAAIDYRSYGTEKACWLRVDNYFIWSFIGPVSFVIVVNLVFLMVTLHKMVRSSSVLKPDSSRLDNIKSWALGAIALLFLLGLTWAFGLLFINKESVVMAYLFTTFNAFQGVFIFVFHCALQKKVHKEYSKCLRHSYCCIRSPPGGAHGSLKTSAMRSNTRYYTGTQSRIRRMWNDTVRKQTESSFMAGDINSTPTLNRGTMGNHLLTNPVLQPRGGTSPYNTLIAESVGFNPSSPPVFNSPGSYREPKHPLGGREACGMDTLPLNGNFNNSYSLRSGDFPPGDGASEPPRGRNLADAAAFEKMIISELVHNNLRGSSSGAKGPPPPEPPVPPVPGGGGEEEAGGPGGADRAEIELLYKALEEPLLLPRAQSVLYQSDLDESESCTAEDGATSRPLSSPPGRDSLYASGANLRDSPSYPDSSPEGPSEALPPPPPAPPGPPEIYYTSRPPALVARNPLQGYYQVRRPSHEGYLAAPGLEGPGPDGDGQMQLVTSL, encoded by the exons GTGTAACAACCGCACCCAGTGCGTGGTGGTTGCCGGCTCGGACGCCTTTCCTGACCCCTGTCCTGGGACCTACAAGTACCTGGAGGTGCAGTACGACTGTGTCCCCTACA TAGAAGTGGAGCAGAAAG TCTTCGTGTGCCCAGGGACCCTACAGAAGGTGTTGGAGCCCACGTCCACGCACGAGTCGGAACACCAGTCTGGCGCGTGGTGCAAGGACCCGCTGCAGGCGGGAGACCGTATCTACGTCATGCCCTGGATCCCCTACCGCACGGACACGCTAACGGAGTACGCCTCATGGGAGGACTACGTGGCCTCGCGCCACACCACCACCTACCGCCTGCCCAACCGCGTGGACGGCACGGGCTTCGTGGTCTACGACGGCGCGGTCTTCTACAACAAGGAGCGCACGCGCAACATTGTCAAGTACGATCTGCGCACGCGCATCAAGAGTGGGGAGACCGTCATCAACACGGCCAACTACCACGACACGTCGCCCTACCGCTGGGGGGGCAAGACGGACATCGACCTGGCTGTGGACGAGAATGGGCTGTGGGTCATCTACGCCACTGAGGGTAACAACGGGCGCCTGGTGGTGAGCCAGCTCAACCCCTACACGCTGCGCTTCGAGGGCACGTGGGAGACGGGCTACGACAAGCGCTCGGCGTCCAACGCCTTCATGGTGTGCGGAGTCCTATACGTGCTGCGCTCCGTGTACGTGGATGACGACAGCGAGGCGGCCGGCAACCGCGTGGACTACGCCTTCAACACCAACGCCAACCGCGAGGAGCCGGTCAGCCTGGCCTTTCCCAACCCCTACCAGTTCGTCTCCTCCGTGGACTACAACCCTCGTGACAACCAGCTGTACGTCTGGAACAACTACTTCGTGGTGCGCTACAGCCTGGAGTTCGGGCCGCCAGACCCCAGTGCCG GCCCAGCCACTTCCCCGCCTCTCAGCACAACCACCACAGCCCGACCCACACCCCTCACCAGCACGGCCTCTCCTGCGGCCACCACCCCGCTCCGCCGAGTGCCCCTCACCACACACCCGGTGGGCGCCATCAACCAGCTGGGACCTGACCTGCCTCCAGCCACAGCCCTGGCTCCCAGCACCCGgcggccccccgcccccaatctgCACGTGTCCCCAGAGCTCTTCTGTGAACCTCGAGAGGTGCGGCGGGTCCAGTGGCCGGCCACCCAGCAGGGCATGCTGGTCGAGAGGCCCTGCCCCAAGGGGACCCGAG GAATTGCCTCCTTCCAGTGTCTACCAGCCCTGGGGCTCTGGAACCCCCGGGGCCCTGACCTCAGCAACTGCACCTCCCCCTGGGTCAACCAGGTGGCCCAGAAG ATCAAGAGTGGGGAGAATGCGGCCAACATTGCCAGCGAGCTGGCCCGTCACACTCGAGGCTCCATCTATGCGGGTGACGTGTCTTCCTCCGTGAAGCTGATGGAGCAGCTGCTGGATATTCTGGATGCCCAGTTACAGGCCTTGCGGCCCATTGAGCGGGAGTCAGCGGGCAAGAACTACAACAAG ATGCACAAGCGGGAGAGAACTTGTAAAGACTACATCAAG GCTGTGGTGGAGACAGTGGACAACCTGCTGCGGCCAGAGGCTCTGGAGTCCTGGAAGGACATGAATGCCACAGAGCAGGTGCACACCGCCACTATGCTCTTGGATGTGCTGGAGGAGGGCGCCTTCCTGCTGGCCGACAATGTCAGGGAGCCCGCCCGCTTCCTGGCTGCCAAACAGAATGTGG TCCTGGAGGTGACAGTCCTAAACACGGAGGGCCAAGTGCAGGAGCTGGTGTTCCCTCAGGAATACCCAAGCGAGAACTCCATCCAGCTGTCCGCCAACACCATCAAGCAGAACAGCCGCAACG GTGTGGTCAAAGTGGTCTTCATCCTCTACAACAACCTGGGCCTCTTCTTGTCCACCGAGAATGCCACAGTGAAGCTGGCGGGGGAAGCAGGTACGGGTGGCCCCGGCGGCGCCTCCCTCGTGGTGAACTCGCAGGTCATTGCAGCATCCATCAACAAGGAGTCCAGTCGTGTCTTTCTCATGGACCCTGTCATCTTCACCGTGGCCCACCTGGAG GCCAAGAACCACTTCAATGCTAACTGCTCCTTCTGGAACTACTCGGAGCGTTCCATGCTGGGCTACTGGTCAACCCAGGGCTGCCGCCTGGTGGAGTCCAACAAGACCCATACCACGTGTGCCTGCAGCCACCTCACCAACTTTGCCGTGCTAATGGCTCACCGCGAGATC TACCAAGGCCGCATCAACGAGCTGCTGCTGTCGGTCATCACCTGGGTGGGCATCGTGATCTCCCTCGTCTGCCTGGCCATCTGTATCTCTACCTTCTGCTTCTTGCGGGGGCTGCAGACCGACCGCAACACCATCCACAAGAACCTGTGCATCAACCTCTTTCTGGCTGAGCTGCTCTTCCTGGTCGGGATAGACAAGACTCAGTATGAG ATCGCATGCCCCATCTTCGCCGGCTTGCTGCACTACTTCTTCCTGGCTGCCTTCTCCTGGCTGTGCCTGGAGGGCGTGCACCTCTACCTGCTGCTGGTGGAAGTGTTTGAGAGCGAGTACTCCCGCACCAAGTACTACTACCTGGGTGGCTACTGCTTCCCGGCCCTGGTAGTAGGCATCGCGGCGGCCATTGACTACCGCAGCTATGGCACTGAGAAGGC CTGCTGGCTCCGAGTGGACAATTACTTCATCTGGAGCTTCATTGGACCTGTCTCTTTTGTTATTGTG gtgaATCTGGTGTTCCTCATGGTGACCCTGCACAAGATGGTCCGGAGCTCGTCTGTGCTCAAGCCCGATTCCAGTCGCCTGGACAACATTAA atcctgggccctgggggccaTCGCGCTGCTCTTCCTGCTGGGCCTCACCTGGGCGTTCGGCCTGCTCTTCATCAATAAGGAGTCAGTGGTCATGGCCTATCTCTTTACCACTTTCAACGCCTTCCAGGGGGTCTTCATCTTTGTCTTTCACTGCGCCTTACAGAAGAAG GTGCACAAGGAGTACAGCAAGTGCCTGCGTCACTCCTACTGCTGCATCCGCTCCCCACCTGGGGGCGCTCACGGCTCACTCAAGACCTCAGCCATGCGGAGCAACACCCGCTACTACACAGGGACCCAG AGCCGAATCCGGAGGATGTGGAATGACACGGTGAGGAAACAGACGGAGTCCTCCTTCATGGCAGGCGACATCAACAGCACCCCCACCTTGAACCGAG GTACCATGGGGAACCACCTGCTGACCAACCCTGTGCTGCAGCCCCGTGGGGGCACTAGCCCCTACAACACCCTCATCGCTGAGTCGGTGGGCTTCAATCCCTCTTCACCTCCTGTCTTCAACTCCCCAG GGAGCTACCGGGAACCCA AGCACCCTCTGGGAGGCCGGGAAGCCTGCGGCATGGACACACTGCCCCTCAATGGCAACTTCAACAACAGTTACTCCTTGCGAAGTGGGGATTTCCCTCCAGGGGACGGGGCCTCTGAGCCTCCCCGAGGCCGGAACCTGGCCGATGCTGCTGCCTTCGAGAAGATGATCATCTCAGAGCTGGTACACAACAACCTGCGGGGTAGCAGCAGCGGGGCTAAGGGCCCCCCACCACCTGAACCCCCCGTGCCACCTGTGCCAGGGGGTGGTGGCGAGGAAGAAGCAGGCGGGCCCGGGGGTGCTGACCGGGCAGAGATCGAACTTCTCTACAAGGCCTTGGAGGAGCCACTGCTGCTGCCCCGGGCCCAGTCGGTGCTGTACCAGAGTGATCTGGATGAGTCGGAGAGCTGCACTGCGGAGGATGGGGCCACCAGCCGGCCCCTATCCTCCCCTCCGGGCCGGGACTCCCTCTACGCCAGCGGGGCCAACCTGCGGGACTCGCCCTCCTATCCGGACAGCAGCCCCGAGGGGCCCAGTgaggccctgcccccacccccgcctgcacCCCCCGGCCCCCCGGAAATCTACTACACCTCGCGCCCACCGGCCCTGGTGGCCCGGAACCCCCTGCAGGGCTACTATCAGGTGCGGCGGCCCAGCCACGAGGGCTACCTGGCGGCCCCGGGCCTTGAGGGGCCAGGGCCCGATGGGGATGGGCAGATGCAGCTGGTCACCAGTCTCTGA
- the ADGRL1 gene encoding adhesion G protein-coupled receptor L1 isoform X4: MGGWGGAPHLSDISAALVPPPEPGMVAVFVCPGTLQKVLEPTSTHESEHQSGAWCKDPLQAGDRIYVMPWIPYRTDTLTEYASWEDYVASRHTTTYRLPNRVDGTGFVVYDGAVFYNKERTRNIVKYDLRTRIKSGETVINTANYHDTSPYRWGGKTDIDLAVDENGLWVIYATEGNNGRLVVSQLNPYTLRFEGTWETGYDKRSASNAFMVCGVLYVLRSVYVDDDSEAAGNRVDYAFNTNANREEPVSLAFPNPYQFVSSVDYNPRDNQLYVWNNYFVVRYSLEFGPPDPSAGPATSPPLSTTTTARPTPLTSTASPAATTPLRRVPLTTHPVGAINQLGPDLPPATALAPSTRRPPAPNLHVSPELFCEPREVRRVQWPATQQGMLVERPCPKGTRGIASFQCLPALGLWNPRGPDLSNCTSPWVNQVAQKIKSGENAANIASELARHTRGSIYAGDVSSSVKLMEQLLDILDAQLQALRPIERESAGKNYNKMHKRERTCKDYIKAVVETVDNLLRPEALESWKDMNATEQVHTATMLLDVLEEGAFLLADNVREPARFLAAKQNVVLEVTVLNTEGQVQELVFPQEYPSENSIQLSANTIKQNSRNGVVKVVFILYNNLGLFLSTENATVKLAGEAGTGGPGGASLVVNSQVIAASINKESSRVFLMDPVIFTVAHLEAKNHFNANCSFWNYSERSMLGYWSTQGCRLVESNKTHTTCACSHLTNFAVLMAHREIYQGRINELLLSVITWVGIVISLVCLAICISTFCFLRGLQTDRNTIHKNLCINLFLAELLFLVGIDKTQYEIACPIFAGLLHYFFLAAFSWLCLEGVHLYLLLVEVFESEYSRTKYYYLGGYCFPALVVGIAAAIDYRSYGTEKACWLRVDNYFIWSFIGPVSFVIVVNLVFLMVTLHKMVRSSSVLKPDSSRLDNIKSWALGAIALLFLLGLTWAFGLLFINKESVVMAYLFTTFNAFQGVFIFVFHCALQKKVHKEYSKCLRHSYCCIRSPPGGAHGSLKTSAMRSNTRYYTGTQSRIRRMWNDTVRKQTESSFMAGDINSTPTLNRGTMGNHLLTNPVLQPRGGTSPYNTLIAESVGFNPSSPPVFNSPGSYREPKHPLGGREACGMDTLPLNGNFNNSYSLRSGDFPPGDGASEPPRGRNLADAAAFEKMIISELVHNNLRGSSSGAKGPPPPEPPVPPVPGGGGEEEAGGPGGADRAEIELLYKALEEPLLLPRAQSVLYQSDLDESESCTAEDGATSRPLSSPPGRDSLYASGANLRDSPSYPDSSPEGPSEALPPPPPAPPGPPEIYYTSRPPALVARNPLQGYYQVRRPSHEGYLAAPGLEGPGPDGDGQMQLVTSL, translated from the exons atgggggggtggggcggggccccCCACCTTTCTGACATCAGCGCTGCCTTGGTCCCTCCTCCCGAGCCGGGGATGGTTGCAG TCTTCGTGTGCCCAGGGACCCTACAGAAGGTGTTGGAGCCCACGTCCACGCACGAGTCGGAACACCAGTCTGGCGCGTGGTGCAAGGACCCGCTGCAGGCGGGAGACCGTATCTACGTCATGCCCTGGATCCCCTACCGCACGGACACGCTAACGGAGTACGCCTCATGGGAGGACTACGTGGCCTCGCGCCACACCACCACCTACCGCCTGCCCAACCGCGTGGACGGCACGGGCTTCGTGGTCTACGACGGCGCGGTCTTCTACAACAAGGAGCGCACGCGCAACATTGTCAAGTACGATCTGCGCACGCGCATCAAGAGTGGGGAGACCGTCATCAACACGGCCAACTACCACGACACGTCGCCCTACCGCTGGGGGGGCAAGACGGACATCGACCTGGCTGTGGACGAGAATGGGCTGTGGGTCATCTACGCCACTGAGGGTAACAACGGGCGCCTGGTGGTGAGCCAGCTCAACCCCTACACGCTGCGCTTCGAGGGCACGTGGGAGACGGGCTACGACAAGCGCTCGGCGTCCAACGCCTTCATGGTGTGCGGAGTCCTATACGTGCTGCGCTCCGTGTACGTGGATGACGACAGCGAGGCGGCCGGCAACCGCGTGGACTACGCCTTCAACACCAACGCCAACCGCGAGGAGCCGGTCAGCCTGGCCTTTCCCAACCCCTACCAGTTCGTCTCCTCCGTGGACTACAACCCTCGTGACAACCAGCTGTACGTCTGGAACAACTACTTCGTGGTGCGCTACAGCCTGGAGTTCGGGCCGCCAGACCCCAGTGCCG GCCCAGCCACTTCCCCGCCTCTCAGCACAACCACCACAGCCCGACCCACACCCCTCACCAGCACGGCCTCTCCTGCGGCCACCACCCCGCTCCGCCGAGTGCCCCTCACCACACACCCGGTGGGCGCCATCAACCAGCTGGGACCTGACCTGCCTCCAGCCACAGCCCTGGCTCCCAGCACCCGgcggccccccgcccccaatctgCACGTGTCCCCAGAGCTCTTCTGTGAACCTCGAGAGGTGCGGCGGGTCCAGTGGCCGGCCACCCAGCAGGGCATGCTGGTCGAGAGGCCCTGCCCCAAGGGGACCCGAG GAATTGCCTCCTTCCAGTGTCTACCAGCCCTGGGGCTCTGGAACCCCCGGGGCCCTGACCTCAGCAACTGCACCTCCCCCTGGGTCAACCAGGTGGCCCAGAAG ATCAAGAGTGGGGAGAATGCGGCCAACATTGCCAGCGAGCTGGCCCGTCACACTCGAGGCTCCATCTATGCGGGTGACGTGTCTTCCTCCGTGAAGCTGATGGAGCAGCTGCTGGATATTCTGGATGCCCAGTTACAGGCCTTGCGGCCCATTGAGCGGGAGTCAGCGGGCAAGAACTACAACAAG ATGCACAAGCGGGAGAGAACTTGTAAAGACTACATCAAG GCTGTGGTGGAGACAGTGGACAACCTGCTGCGGCCAGAGGCTCTGGAGTCCTGGAAGGACATGAATGCCACAGAGCAGGTGCACACCGCCACTATGCTCTTGGATGTGCTGGAGGAGGGCGCCTTCCTGCTGGCCGACAATGTCAGGGAGCCCGCCCGCTTCCTGGCTGCCAAACAGAATGTGG TCCTGGAGGTGACAGTCCTAAACACGGAGGGCCAAGTGCAGGAGCTGGTGTTCCCTCAGGAATACCCAAGCGAGAACTCCATCCAGCTGTCCGCCAACACCATCAAGCAGAACAGCCGCAACG GTGTGGTCAAAGTGGTCTTCATCCTCTACAACAACCTGGGCCTCTTCTTGTCCACCGAGAATGCCACAGTGAAGCTGGCGGGGGAAGCAGGTACGGGTGGCCCCGGCGGCGCCTCCCTCGTGGTGAACTCGCAGGTCATTGCAGCATCCATCAACAAGGAGTCCAGTCGTGTCTTTCTCATGGACCCTGTCATCTTCACCGTGGCCCACCTGGAG GCCAAGAACCACTTCAATGCTAACTGCTCCTTCTGGAACTACTCGGAGCGTTCCATGCTGGGCTACTGGTCAACCCAGGGCTGCCGCCTGGTGGAGTCCAACAAGACCCATACCACGTGTGCCTGCAGCCACCTCACCAACTTTGCCGTGCTAATGGCTCACCGCGAGATC TACCAAGGCCGCATCAACGAGCTGCTGCTGTCGGTCATCACCTGGGTGGGCATCGTGATCTCCCTCGTCTGCCTGGCCATCTGTATCTCTACCTTCTGCTTCTTGCGGGGGCTGCAGACCGACCGCAACACCATCCACAAGAACCTGTGCATCAACCTCTTTCTGGCTGAGCTGCTCTTCCTGGTCGGGATAGACAAGACTCAGTATGAG ATCGCATGCCCCATCTTCGCCGGCTTGCTGCACTACTTCTTCCTGGCTGCCTTCTCCTGGCTGTGCCTGGAGGGCGTGCACCTCTACCTGCTGCTGGTGGAAGTGTTTGAGAGCGAGTACTCCCGCACCAAGTACTACTACCTGGGTGGCTACTGCTTCCCGGCCCTGGTAGTAGGCATCGCGGCGGCCATTGACTACCGCAGCTATGGCACTGAGAAGGC CTGCTGGCTCCGAGTGGACAATTACTTCATCTGGAGCTTCATTGGACCTGTCTCTTTTGTTATTGTG gtgaATCTGGTGTTCCTCATGGTGACCCTGCACAAGATGGTCCGGAGCTCGTCTGTGCTCAAGCCCGATTCCAGTCGCCTGGACAACATTAA atcctgggccctgggggccaTCGCGCTGCTCTTCCTGCTGGGCCTCACCTGGGCGTTCGGCCTGCTCTTCATCAATAAGGAGTCAGTGGTCATGGCCTATCTCTTTACCACTTTCAACGCCTTCCAGGGGGTCTTCATCTTTGTCTTTCACTGCGCCTTACAGAAGAAG GTGCACAAGGAGTACAGCAAGTGCCTGCGTCACTCCTACTGCTGCATCCGCTCCCCACCTGGGGGCGCTCACGGCTCACTCAAGACCTCAGCCATGCGGAGCAACACCCGCTACTACACAGGGACCCAG AGCCGAATCCGGAGGATGTGGAATGACACGGTGAGGAAACAGACGGAGTCCTCCTTCATGGCAGGCGACATCAACAGCACCCCCACCTTGAACCGAG GTACCATGGGGAACCACCTGCTGACCAACCCTGTGCTGCAGCCCCGTGGGGGCACTAGCCCCTACAACACCCTCATCGCTGAGTCGGTGGGCTTCAATCCCTCTTCACCTCCTGTCTTCAACTCCCCAG GGAGCTACCGGGAACCCA AGCACCCTCTGGGAGGCCGGGAAGCCTGCGGCATGGACACACTGCCCCTCAATGGCAACTTCAACAACAGTTACTCCTTGCGAAGTGGGGATTTCCCTCCAGGGGACGGGGCCTCTGAGCCTCCCCGAGGCCGGAACCTGGCCGATGCTGCTGCCTTCGAGAAGATGATCATCTCAGAGCTGGTACACAACAACCTGCGGGGTAGCAGCAGCGGGGCTAAGGGCCCCCCACCACCTGAACCCCCCGTGCCACCTGTGCCAGGGGGTGGTGGCGAGGAAGAAGCAGGCGGGCCCGGGGGTGCTGACCGGGCAGAGATCGAACTTCTCTACAAGGCCTTGGAGGAGCCACTGCTGCTGCCCCGGGCCCAGTCGGTGCTGTACCAGAGTGATCTGGATGAGTCGGAGAGCTGCACTGCGGAGGATGGGGCCACCAGCCGGCCCCTATCCTCCCCTCCGGGCCGGGACTCCCTCTACGCCAGCGGGGCCAACCTGCGGGACTCGCCCTCCTATCCGGACAGCAGCCCCGAGGGGCCCAGTgaggccctgcccccacccccgcctgcacCCCCCGGCCCCCCGGAAATCTACTACACCTCGCGCCCACCGGCCCTGGTGGCCCGGAACCCCCTGCAGGGCTACTATCAGGTGCGGCGGCCCAGCCACGAGGGCTACCTGGCGGCCCCGGGCCTTGAGGGGCCAGGGCCCGATGGGGATGGGCAGATGCAGCTGGTCACCAGTCTCTGA